Part of the Gloeothece verrucosa PCC 7822 genome is shown below.
GAAAAGACTTTACGGCTCGTTCAAGGGCAGCTTTTATCTGCTCATAAGCTAATATCGGATATTGCTGATAGTTAGATTCAGGGGAAGTAATAGGCTGTTGTTCTAGTATTGATAGACGCTCTTGTAAAGACTCAATTTCTCTATTTAACTGTTCTTTTTGTTGTAAATCCTTTTCCCGTTGATGCGCTCTTTCAATGTCTATTTGGGGTTGAGACTGAAGTGAAGTAGAGATCTTTTCTATTTCCCTAGAAATTTGTTGCCATAACGTTTCGTTAAATGTCTCAGTTTCTAACCAATTTTTTGCTCTTAGTAGTTTAGGGATAACCTGTTTGTCGATAAAATCTTTCCGTCCCCCTTCTAAATAGAAGAAGTTGTCTCCTAACTCGGTTGCTAGTTTTTCGATTACATTAGTAACTGCTCGGTTGTTGGTACTTGTTACTAAAGTCAGATTACTTTCATCAATTCCCGTTGTGATTAATTGATGGGCACGTTTAACAAGAGAAATGGCAATAATATGTACCAATAATGAGGTTTTCCCATTTCCAGGGGGGCCGATAACCGCCGTAAGGAATGAGACATAGAAGTGTTTGAGGGCATCCGCTTGGGACTTATTAGGAAGAGAGCCAGGAAAAGCCCCTAGAAACAATACGTCATGGCGAGGGGATTGAGGTGAACCAAAGAAATATTCATAAGCCGGATGACCAGGAATTGCCCAGTCCCAAAATTGCTGTTGGCTTAGATAGCGGAGGTCTTTTTTAAGGTTGTGGGTATAAGAAACGTAGTCAAAACGCAGCAGGTAGGGAATAGGTTTATAGGATAAATTCTGTTCGGGTTGTTTTAACAAGTCTAAAAAGTCTTGTAGGGTAGAAAAATTAAATTTAAAGGTTTCAGAGAGAAAAGTTCTAAGTCCTTCCTGGATGACTAAGTTTTCGGCTTCTTCTTCGTCTAAAGAATAGAGTTCTATTAAGTTAGGGATAACTGGTTGAAACAAAAACCCCTCTGTTAAATCCCATCCTCGACTGCGGTATTTGCCACTAAATATACTTGAGATGTCGACAGTGAACAGGGGAAAAAAGCTTCTTTCTCCTGCTCGTACCCGATAAATTTGAGGAAAGGAAACGGCAATTTTAAAATCTTCTAGTTGTTTGCTTTCTTCTAGGGTAGAGTAAGTTTTTTTAAATTGTTGAAAAAGAGGTTGTGGTATGAGTAATTGGTTGCCTACCAGTTGAATATTTTCGTCCCAAATTTTTCGGTTATCGTCTTTTCCCACCTCTACCGACGCATTACTTAAATTTTCTAAGTAGAGGTAGTGTTCCCAGGCTTTGATTATTTTTCTAATTTTAGTTAAATCAGACATTAGTGCTTGTTACTCCTCACCCTACGCGACGAGCGCTTCAACCATCACTTTATCTATGGCGACTTTTTTTCAGCTTAGACACTCATCAAGCACAGCAACGAGAAATCTTAATTATTTCTTTTTATTTTAGGTCTCATTAATTAAAGCTTCCAGTTGGTTTAACAGCTTTTCAAGTTTTTTGCGTTTAGTGTTATCTTCCCAAAGTCGAGTTTTTTTGACTTTTTGATAAGCTTCTTTGAGACGGTCTGATATTTCTGTTGTCGTTGATTGGGGTTTGGAAGAAAGGGCGATGATTTTTTCTTTGATTTGGCTAAGGGAAAGTTCTTGCTCTATTGCCTCCGTTAGTAGCTCTCTTCGTTTGTCATCATCTTTGACACCGGCGATCGCTTTGGCTTTGGTATAGGCTATTTGTCCCTTTCTTAAGGCTTCTGTGATGTCTTCAGGGAGGTTGAGTAAGGGCAATCTATTGTTAACAAAGGATTCCCAAGTCATTAATCCTAAGTCATTAAAGACGGATTCAATAACCGTTAACGGGGAATTAGACTCACTTTTCTTGGCTTCTTCCTCTTTTCCAATAACGTTATTGTCTGGTGTGATTTCATCATCTTCGCTCTTTCCAATAACGTTATTGTCTGTCTCCCCAAGTTCCTCTTCACTCCTAACATTAACCGGATTCGTAGCTGGCGTTTCTTCCTCAATCTCTTTTCCAATAACGTTATTGTCTCTTGAAGTCGCAATATTTTTTTGTTCTTTTTGCAGTCGATGGAGTAGAGGAGACACTTCCGTAATGGCTACCCCTAATTTAAGAGCTAAGAGTTGTAGGATGCCTTCGGTTTCTTCAACCGGGTTGAGGTCTTCTCTTTGTAAATTTTCTATGAGTGCTAGTTGCCATGCTGCTTCATCTGTTAGTTCTTTCACGACTACTGGCACTTCGGTTAACCCCGCCTGATGAGCCGCTCTCAAGCGCCGTTCCCCGGCTACCAATTCATAGCCACCTGTTTCAAGGGGTCGAACTAATAAAGGTTGAAGGATTCCATGCTCAGAAATTGAGTCAGCTAACCCTTTTAAAGATTGAGGGTCGAAGTAATGTCTGGGCTGCGTCGGGGGGAGATGAATGTCAGACAACTTAATCAATGATTTAGGGGCTGATGTTGTCTGGTCTTCTGAAGTCTCTAACCAACTGGGCGAAGGGGTGGTGAGTTTGCCGGCAAAGGGTTTTTTTTGTTTGCTTGGACTCATGTTAAAGTTTCTAACGATTGCGCGATTTGCTCTAATAACGGAAGGGCGGGATGTTTGGGGTCATAAACCGCAAGGGGGGCACGGTCTTCAGAGGCATCCACGAAGGCGGTAGCACGAGGAATAGGAGGAAAAATTTTGCCCCAGGAGGAGAGTTGTGTTTGGATAGCTCCCAATGCTCTCACATCAGCCGAGTTGCTTTTAGCATAGCGAGTGGGGACAAATCCGGCTATGTTGAGTTTTTTGTTGGCTTTTCTCACTGAGTTTAGGGTTTGTAGGAGTTCGTCAGTTCCCTCAAAGGCTTTGAGATGAGTTTCTATGGGGACAAGGACGTGAGTGGCGGCCACTAAACTTATATAGGAGAGTAACCCTAAACTGGGGGGACAGTCAATAAGAATGAAGTCGTATTCTTCTAGGACGGGTTCGATGGCTTCTTTTAAGCGAAAGTCCCGTAGGGGAGTGTTAACTAACTGCATTTCAGCCCCAGAAAGAAGACGATTGGCGGGGGCTAAGTCCATGCTATGTATATCTGTATGAATGGGTAAGGGAAGTTCTTCTATGATGGCATCGGCAACAGTTTTGTCGAGTTCTTTAGGAATTAACCCCATGAATTTTGTTAGGGATGCTTGTGGGTCCATGTCGATGAGTAGGACACGGTGTTTTCTTTTGGCGAGATGATAGCCCAAGTTCTGGGTGAGGGTAGTTTGTTAACCTAAGCCAAAAAGTCGCCTCTTTGACTCGGCTTCAGAACCGTGCATGAAAATTTCTTTTCACACGGCTCCTCTGCTAGGTGGCTCTTGATATGAGTACCTCGTCATCGGTGTATATTATCGTGGCAGTGTCCATGTAAAACGGTGAGATTGGTTAGTCTGTTGTTATTCCTGTTCTCATCTATATGATGAATTTCTAGGATATCTTCGAGACTGAAGTACAGTTGGCATTTACTACATTTCCCTTTTTGGGTCTTCAGTAGTTTTGTTATTGGGCTTCTTATATTGGGGTATTTCCCTAGTCGGGTACTCCAATATATCCAATCTCCGTCATAGGGGCTTCTGTCTCCTTTCACGTTGATGTGTCTGTTAATGGGAGTTTGGCGATGTTCTGTTAGGGATAGTTCCCCATCGTTAAAGTCCCATTTCTTACCTTTATGTCGTTCATCAACGTGCCAGTATTTGTTGTAGACCCATTTGTCAGGTTTCATGGGGTGTCTTCGTAAACACCATCTTCTAAGTTTTATCCATAGCCAGTGGTCAATATCGGAGAAAGTTTCTTTTGAGTTGACTGAACTGTAGTAATTTGCCCATCCTCTAATAATTGGGTTTAGTTCCCTGATTAGTCGAGATTGTGGGGCTGTCTTCAATCCATCTATGACTTGACTTAGTTTTCGCTTATGTTGCTTGATTGCTTCGGCACTTGGCTTTATTAGGACTACATAGGGAACTATTTGTGTCCAACGGTGTCCTCCTTGGTTACATCCACCAGATTTATATCTGCGGTCTCTTATCCCCGCAGGGTAGTGTCTAATGTGGAAGCCGAGGAAGTTAAACCCCGCTTGTTTTCCTTCATGTGAGTTAAAGGTGTGTACAATTTGGGTTTTGTTGGGGTTGAGTTCCAATCCCATATTTGAAAGCCATTTTTCGGCTAGAGCCTTGATTCTTAGTAATTCATTTAGGTCTCTATGGAGGATGAGGAAGTCGTCTGCATATCTAACAACCGTTAGTTTCCAATTGGTTACTTTTTTGTTGATATACGCGGTTTTTGGTACGTGACTGGTGAGGTATTCTTCTAATCCGTGTAAAGCTATGTTAGCTAGTAGCGGTGAGATCACCCCTCCTTGTGGTGTACCCTCTTCGCTTGGGAAGAGTTTATTCCCATCCATAATTCCTGCTTTTAGCCAAGCTTTTATTTGTCTTCTCATTTTAGGGAAAGTGTTGAGCTTGGTTAAAAGTGCCGAGTGGTTGATTTTATCGAAGCATTTGCTGATATCCGCGTCTAGAACGTATTTGTCTAGTCTTTGGATGTCAATTTTTATGTAAGCAATAGCGTCATGGGCTGACCTACTGGGTCTAAAACCATATGAGTGTGGCTCGAATCGAGCCTCCCATTCTGGTTCTAGAGCTAGTTTTACTAGGGCTTGTTTGGCTCTTTCTGTCATAGTCGGGATTCCGAGTGGGCGTAACTCCTTTTTGTTGGGTTTAGGAATATAAACCCTTCTGATTGGAGTCGATTTGTCGGAAAGGTTGAGGTTTTCGGCTAGAACTAGCCGTTGTTTCGGGGTGAGGGATTTAACTCCGTCTATCCCCGCAGTACGTTTTCCTCTGTTATCTTGTGTTACCCGACGAACTGCTAAGAGTTTGGCTGCTAGTGATTTCATCAGAAGCCTTTGTAACTTGCGGACAAGTACGACATTTCCACTTTGACCGGCTCGATAGATACGTTTTTGGAGTTTGAAAACTTGTACCTCTAGCTTGCGCCAAGGGATCGTTTCCCATTCATACTTCAGTTTGTTAGCTGAGTCCATGACATTAGTCTCTTACTAGAGTTTCTATCTTCCACATAACAGTGTTTCTGTCAGCTTATCCTAGACGTTACTCTAGGCGTTGGCTTTTGAAACAATCCTTCCCGTTAAGTCCATGCGCCTGACTGACTACTTAGAAAATCGACCTTTCTAAGAGATACTTAACGGGTTACTTCGTTCCTAATTCTCGTTTGGCGATGGGGTTAGACTCCTACTATTCTCCGAGCCTTTGTTGGGTGATTAGAGGTTATAGCCAAATAACCTCTACTAACGGCTGTGTCTTTTGACTCTTGCCCGTGAAATCGGGTAGGCAAGTTGGCGGTTACGAAGATTCAAACATAGGTTTGCTTGCGCTAGTCATACCCATCTAGCTTGCGGGAGTACCTTACCGATTTTCAGGCTTGACCCGCTTTACATCCCGCGTCAGATTGTGGTTTGTCATGTCACCTTCTGGGGATATTGCTGTCCTCTATCACCTAGAGGGTAGGGAATTGAATGGTCGTTCCTGCTAGTGGTTTGACCTTTCTCGCCCTACATCGAGAATTAAGTTGTCAAGGTTCGGTTAGTTGTTCCGTTTTACCTTGCCTCTCGTCCCCCTTGGATTTGGAGCCTCAGACGGCTGAAACTTTTGTTTTCCAAGGTTTAGAGAGAACGAATCGCACTGGCGACTCCCCCAGCTTGGTTGAATAGGGCGATGATGCGGCAGGACGAAGTTGAAGTAGACACAGGATCTCTAGTAGACACGCTCGTTGTCTATAAACATGGCAGTCTCTTATTAAATTATTTTAATAAAATTCTTGTCGTTTTCAGGTTGCAAAGTGTTATCCTAATACTGAGATTTAAAAACCACGCCACTAGGTTTAAGCATACTCCAATTGTAGAGACTATACTTCTAAATAAAAGCACCTATACCGCAAGGAAAGTTGCCTACCCATGAGTGATAAGAATAGTCAGCTACTACCACTTACGGAAGGGAATCTCGCCCTTCAACATTTTACAGATCGGCATGAGTTGACGAAACTATTTGTCAAATACTTAAACGAAGAGCCGCCACTCAACAAATTTCTTTTTTTTTACGGAGACGGTGGCAATGGTAAATCACTGTTACTGAAATTCTTACAAGAAAAATGCTGTAAGTGTTTTGAAAAAGACGTATGGGAATCTTTAAAAAAAAAATCTAATGCCGAAATTTCTAATTTTATCCAACAAGCAACAGACTGGGAATCCGAAAATGTGCCAATAGTTAAACTAGATTTTGCTCAACAACCCATTGATGAGGAAAGGCCACAAGATCCCTTTTACGGCTTGCTTACGCTGCACAGGCGCTTAGTCATAGCCGCTTCCCAGTTAAACTACAAACTTTATTTCCCTCTGTATGAATATGCTTGTGTCTGGTACTGGAAACAGAAAGGAAAGTTGACAGATGAGTTGATAAAAAACTTTTTCCCCACGCCAGAACTTTATTTGATTGGCGAGTTATTTGGACTTGTTGAAAATTTTATACCATCTCCTTTCAACAGCTTGCCAACACTTGCTGGTAACGTTTTAGACTTAGTTGCTAAATATCTGGGAAAAGACCTGACACTGGCTTTCAAAAGAAGAGGTCTCAAGAAAGAAAAATTTGAGGCTATCACTCAACTCGACCCTGATAAGGAATTAATCGATGTCCTCCCCCAATTGTGGGCAGAAGATTTGAATCGGACTATGTACCAACCTAACGCTCCAAAACGGACTGTACTTTTCTTTGATACCCATGAGGCTTTTTGGGGAGATTGGCGCAATCGCGGGAAAGCGCGGTTTTTCCAGCAAGATGAATGGCTACGATGCCTGTTAACTCATCTAGATTTATCAGCAGGAATTGTGGTGGCTGTGGCGGGAAGAGAACTCCCGACTTGGGTAGAGGCAGCCCGGTGGCCGATTCCTCAAGAAAAGTTAGATACTCAGCTTGTCTGGCACTTGAAAGTTGAGGATGCCCGGCAATATTTGCAAGGAGTTGGGATTGAAGAGGCGAATCTGCATGATCTGCTAATTGCCTATGCGAGTGTAGAGTCTGAACAGGTTCATCCCTTACTAATTGGCCTATGTGCTGATGCCGTTTTGGCTGCCCGCGAAAAAGGAGAAACGCCGACCCTAGATACATTACCGAACTGCTCTCAGATAGAGCAGAAGTTCAAGGAACTGATAGAAAGGTTATTGTACTACGTAGACGATGAAATCAGAGATTCAGTTGAAGCCCTCAGTGCTTGTCGCGCATTTAACAAGGAACTTTATATGGCTTTAGGTCAATCTCTTAATTTTAGTACAAGCAACGCCTCTTTTGGTTGTTTGACTCGTTTTTCTTTCGTGTGGAAAGCAGAGCAGCGTGGGCAAAATTGGTACCGTATCCATCCTCTAATACGCCGTCTTAATCTGAAGTCTTCTCAAGAAATCACCAAATATGCTCATTCTTTTTTGGAGCAATACTATCGAAAACAGGGCAATATCCCTGAAGCTATTTATCATGCCTTCTGCCAAAATTGGGAGCGGGGGGTCAAAGAATGGTTAACCGTTTTTAATCGAGCAAAACAAGGGAGAAATTTGGAAAAATGCAGAATACTACTGGAAATCAGGAAAGAACTGGATTTTTACTCGGTCAAGTAGCTCAAGCGGTAGGGGATTACTGGATGCTTTTGGAACGCTATGAAGAAGCTAGAGAAGAGTATCAGGAAGCGATCACCTATTACAACCAAGTTCAGCCCTACTCCTCGGAATTTGTGCCAGCCCAGAAAAATAAGACTTTCCTTAACCAAAAGATCGAGAGAATGTCTTCAGAAACAGGGCTGATAGAAAAACCGCCTAGCCAGATTATCACCAATTTAAGACAATGGCTACAGCAGAACTTTACAGAAGCAGCAAAAGCTGGTTGGCTAACCCTCGAATCAGTTTTAAGCGATCGCCAACTAGCTCTGGCTTACAGTTTCAGGAAAGAGGGCTTGTTGCAAGAACGGGTTAAGAAAATTAACTTAACCCCTGACGGGAAAGTCATTGCGCTTCTGGTAGTAGTTGCCCCTCAAGAAGCGCAGAAAGTTTTAATCCGGGTGCAAGTTCATGCGACAGGAGAAGAACCTTACCTGCCCCCCTCTCTCATTCTCAGACTGCTATCGGATTCAGGCGAAATCCTCCAAGAAGTTCAATCCCGGAGTCAAGATAGTTATATAAAGCTTAAAAGTTTTAAGCTGATCGGGGAAGTATATTTTACTATAGAGATATACTTAGATCAAATCCAAATTACAGAAAAATTTGGGCTTGAATAGGGCAAACTATTTAGAAGAAACGGAGTGATTGATCATGAGCAAAGTCGTGGTAATCAGTCTAGGAAAGCGGGATTTAGGAGCGGGATTTTCTTCAGTTACAGCCCAAATATGGTCTGATGACAATTCCAAACCGGAAAAATTTACGGGAAAACTGAGTGCAGATAGAGATATGGCCTTCCT
Proteins encoded:
- a CDS encoding ParB/RepB/Spo0J family partition protein, which encodes MSPSKQKKPFAGKLTTPSPSWLETSEDQTTSAPKSLIKLSDIHLPPTQPRHYFDPQSLKGLADSISEHGILQPLLVRPLETGGYELVAGERRLRAAHQAGLTEVPVVVKELTDEAAWQLALIENLQREDLNPVEETEGILQLLALKLGVAITEVSPLLHRLQKEQKNIATSRDNNVIGKEIEEETPATNPVNVRSEEELGETDNNVIGKSEDDEITPDNNVIGKEEEAKKSESNSPLTVIESVFNDLGLMTWESFVNNRLPLLNLPEDITEALRKGQIAYTKAKAIAGVKDDDKRRELLTEAIEQELSLSQIKEKIIALSSKPQSTTTEISDRLKEAYQKVKKTRLWEDNTKRKKLEKLLNQLEALINET
- the ltrA gene encoding group II intron reverse transcriptase/maturase yields the protein MDSANKLKYEWETIPWRKLEVQVFKLQKRIYRAGQSGNVVLVRKLQRLLMKSLAAKLLAVRRVTQDNRGKRTAGIDGVKSLTPKQRLVLAENLNLSDKSTPIRRVYIPKPNKKELRPLGIPTMTERAKQALVKLALEPEWEARFEPHSYGFRPSRSAHDAIAYIKIDIQRLDKYVLDADISKCFDKINHSALLTKLNTFPKMRRQIKAWLKAGIMDGNKLFPSEEGTPQGGVISPLLANIALHGLEEYLTSHVPKTAYINKKVTNWKLTVVRYADDFLILHRDLNELLRIKALAEKWLSNMGLELNPNKTQIVHTFNSHEGKQAGFNFLGFHIRHYPAGIRDRRYKSGGCNQGGHRWTQIVPYVVLIKPSAEAIKQHKRKLSQVIDGLKTAPQSRLIRELNPIIRGWANYYSSVNSKETFSDIDHWLWIKLRRWCLRRHPMKPDKWVYNKYWHVDERHKGKKWDFNDGELSLTEHRQTPINRHINVKGDRSPYDGDWIYWSTRLGKYPNIRSPITKLLKTQKGKCSKCQLYFSLEDILEIHHIDENRNNNRLTNLTVLHGHCHDNIHR
- a CDS encoding DUF1822 family protein, producing MQNTTGNQERTGFLLGQVAQAVGDYWMLLERYEEAREEYQEAITYYNQVQPYSSEFVPAQKNKTFLNQKIERMSSETGLIEKPPSQIITNLRQWLQQNFTEAAKAGWLTLESVLSDRQLALAYSFRKEGLLQERVKKINLTPDGKVIALLVVVAPQEAQKVLIRVQVHATGEEPYLPPSLILRLLSDSGEILQEVQSRSQDSYIKLKSFKLIGEVYFTIEIYLDQIQITEKFGLE